From a region of the Halorussus caseinilyticus genome:
- a CDS encoding MarR family transcriptional regulator, with protein MWRQVEWMTAGDDLILTVLGSQFDPLNKELQLSPGCIAVNIDYNNDYVGTRCRKLVEAGLLEKEGQYYSISEKGRAYLAGELDASELEDE; from the coding sequence ATGTGGCGGCAGGTTGAATGGATGACTGCCGGTGATGACCTTATTCTAACAGTCCTTGGCTCCCAGTTCGACCCTCTCAATAAGGAACTCCAACTTTCACCCGGTTGTATTGCGGTGAATATTGATTATAACAACGATTACGTCGGGACACGCTGTCGGAAGCTCGTTGAAGCAGGACTACTCGAAAAAGAGGGCCAATACTATAGCATATCAGAGAAGGGCCGTGCGTATCTGGCTGGCGAACTCGACGCGAGCGAGTTAGAAGACGAGTAG
- a CDS encoding helix-turn-helix transcriptional regulator: MTTAEALPSLVDLHGFQRDVLFAVCALERDGDPPRGLRVKQRLEATYYEEVHHGRLYQNLDTLADHGLVSKGEKNGRTNEYTTTDAARTVLDTHVRARAEQAGVELATSEPDAFDSDETGTPDSQTELGDTPPTEGEAW, encoded by the coding sequence GTGACGACGGCCGAGGCTTTGCCGTCGTTGGTAGACCTGCACGGGTTCCAACGAGACGTACTCTTTGCGGTGTGTGCGCTGGAACGCGACGGCGACCCGCCGCGAGGCCTTCGTGTGAAACAGCGTCTCGAAGCGACGTACTACGAGGAAGTGCATCACGGCCGTCTGTACCAGAACCTCGACACACTCGCCGACCACGGTCTCGTCTCGAAAGGCGAGAAAAACGGCCGGACGAACGAGTACACCACGACCGACGCGGCGCGGACCGTCCTCGACACGCACGTCCGGGCGCGCGCCGAGCAAGCAGGCGTCGAACTCGCCACCAGCGAACCCGACGCGTTCGATAGCGACGAGACCGGGACGCCGGACAGTCAGACGGAACTCGGCGACACCCCGCCAACTGAGGGCGAAGCGTGGTGA